The genomic window CTTTCGCCGGAGGCCCAGGCCTGCTTTGCCGAGGCGCTGCGTTATACGCCCACCAATTCCAGAACCGAACTGCCGGAAGAGGTTGCCGCCGACGTCGCTTACGGCGAGGAAGGCGTGAAGAGCCTGATGCGTTTCGACCCCGAAGTGATCGAGGCCAACCGCGCCGACTGGGTCGTCGAATGGAACAAGGCAATCGCGCAATAAGGCGGTGCGCCCGCCCCGCATCCCGGCTCTGCCGGGATGCGGGGTGAATCAACAGCGTCGGAGCCGCATTGGCCCTGCGTCTTGCTCCCAATACTCTCTCCCGCTTGCGGGAGAGATGCCCCGAAAGGGGCAGTGAGGGTGAAACGGCATATCCATTCTTGAAGGCGTCCGAGGTGAAAGCCTCCCCCCTCACTGTCGCTGTCGCGACATCTCTCCCCTCCGGGGCGAGAAGATTGGCGGGCTATGCGGTTGGGTGCGTTATAATAGACGCTTGCGTGGTACACAGCATCAACAAGAGGAAACCCAGCGGATGAACTCCGACCGTGCAGAAAACGCGCTTCTGGTTTCGCCCGGTCTGCTGCTTCTGGCGCTGGCGTTTTTCCTGCCGATCGCGCGCATGCTGATGCTGTCGGTGATGGGGCCGGAGGGTTTCACGCTTTCCCATTTTGCCGAATTCGTCCGCGAGCCCTATTACCTCAATGTGCTGTGGCGCACGATCCGGCTGTCCTTCATCATCACGCTGATCTCGGCGCTGGTCGGCTTTCCGCTGGCCTATATCATGGCCCGCGCCGGGCCCAGCCTCCGGCTGTGGCTGATCATCGTCATCCTGCTGCCGCTGATGACCAGCGTCGTGATCCGCACTTTCGGCTGGATGGTGATCTTCGAGCGTGGCGGCATCATCTCGTCGACGCTTTACGATCTCGGACTGGTGAAGCGCAATTTCACGCTGATGCGCACCGAGACCGCGATCGTGATCGGCATGGTGCAGGTGCTGCTGCCATTCATGACGCTGTCCATTCTCGGCGTGGTCACCCGCATCGACCAGCGCCTGGAGGAGGCCGCGCGCACCATGGGCTGTTCCTTCCTGCAGGCGTTTCGCCATGTGGTGCTGCCGCTTGCGATGCCGGGGATCGCGGCCGGTTCGCTTCTGGCGTTCACGCTGTCGGCAAGCTCGTTCGTGACGCCGAGCCTGCTGGGCGGTCCGCGGCTGCAGGTGCTGGCGGCCTCGATCTATTCGTCGGTGACGCAGACGCTCGACTGGCATTTCGCCGCCGCCCAGGCGGTGATCCTGTTCCTCGGCATCGCGCTCACCCTCATCCCCTATTTCAGGTTGACGAGGGGCCATCATGGTTAAGGCCGTTCCGCTCTGGCTCAAGATCGCGACCTTCGTGTTCATCGCGCTGATCGTGGTGGTCATGCTGGCGCCGCTTGTGGTGGTGATCGGCACCTCGTTTTCGGCCAACCAGTTCATCTCGTTTCCGCCAAAGGACTTCTCGCTCGAATGGTATCGGAAGGTGCTGTCGTCGAGCGCTTATCTTTCCGCCGGGGCATTGAGCCTTGGCATCGCGCTTCTGGTGACGTTCTCCTCCGTCACTATCGGCGGGGCGGCGGCGATCGCGATCCACCGCCGGCAATTGCCGAAATCGGAACTCATCGGCGCCGTGTTCCTGTCGCCGCTGATCCTGCCGACGATCATCTACGCCATCGGCCTGCTGATGTTCTGGAGCGCGACCTTCGGCAGCGTCTCGTTCGTCACGCTGTGGATCGGCCATACCGCGATCACGCTGCCCTATGTGGTGCGCACCACACTCGCCGTGCTGTCGGAATCCGACCCGTTCATCGAGGAGGCGGCGCGCACCATGGGGGCGGGCCGCATCCAGCGGCTGTTGTTCGTGGTGCTGCCGCAATGCCGGCCGGGGCTTGCCGCCGGCGCGTTCTTCGCCTTCAACATCTCCTTCGACGAGGCGGTGCTGTCGCTGTTCCTGCGCACCCCGGACCTGACGACGCTGCCGGTCCAGATCTACGGCCAGCTCGAATTCAGCCCCGACCCGTCCGTTGCCGCGGTCTCCACCATCATGATCGCGCTCACTGTCATTCTCATCCTCGTTATCGACCGCGTGCTCGGTATCGGCAAATTCGCCAGCGGTTAGGAATATAATCATGTCGGATATTCATCTCGATCGGATCAAGAAGTCCTACGGCAAGGTGGAAGTCCTCCACGGCATCGATCTCGCGCTGTCATCGGGCGAATTCGTGAGCCTGCTGGGCGCATCCGGCTGCGGCAAGACCACGCTGTTGCGCACCGTCGCCGGCCTTGAGGCCGTCACCGCCGGCCATGTCGTCATCGACGGTCAGGATGTGACGCAGTTGCCGCCGGAAAGACGCGATATCGCGATGATGTTCCAGTCTTACGCGCTGCTGCCACATCTCAGCGTCTACGAGAATATCCGCTTTCCGCTCAGGATGCGCCGCATCGGCGATCGCGAGGAGCAGGACGCCCGGGTCAAGGCCGCGCTCGAAACGGTGCAGCTTTCCCATCTTGCCGATCGCTACCCCCGACAGCTCTCCGGTGGCCAGCAGCAGCGCGTGGCCCTTGCCCGCGCGATCGTGTCCAACCCGAAAGTGCTGCTGCTCGACGAGCCGCTGTCCAATCTCGACGCGCGGCTGCGCGAGGACATGCAGGTGGAACTGATCGAAATCCACCGCCGTCTCGGTCTCACCACCCTGTTCGTGACCCACGACCAGGAGGAGGCGCTGAGCCTGTCCGACCGGGTGGTGCTTTTGAACGCCGGCAAGGTCGAGCAGGAGGGCGCGCCGGCGGAAATCTATGCCCGCCCGGCAACCGAATTCGTCTCCGGCTTCATCGGCTCGGCCAATGTGCTGAAGGCGAATTCGGAAGGGGGCGGCAGCGCGGTGCTGGAGGACGGCCAGTGTCTTGCCGTTTCGCCGGACGTGGCGGCGGGGCCGGTTTCCGTGGTGCTGCGACAGGAGGATCTGACCGTCTCCGTAACCGGCGAAGGTTTGAAGGCGAAGGTCAGGACCCGGGTCTATCTCGGGGCCCGCAACCGCTATGTGCTGACCCTTGCCGGCGAAACCATCCGGTTGCTGACCGACAACGAAACCGTGTTCGAGCCCGGCGACGAGGTCGCGCTTTCAATCGAACCCGGCCGCGTTCGCGTACTCGCGCGGCAGGCTTGAGTCTGATTGTGCGGCGGTGTGGAGGCTGATAGCGTATGGCGATGCGCATCATCGACATGGCCACGTTCGTGGCGCTTGCCCGCAACCGGCATTTCGGCCGCACCGCACGGGAGCTGAACACCACCCAGCCGGCGATTTCCTCGCGCCTTGCGATCCTCGAGCGCGATTATGCCTGCCGGCTTGTCGAGCGCGGCGACCGCGAGTTCCGGCTGACGCCGGCGGGCGAGGAAGCGCTGCAGGTGTTCCAGGAGGTGCTGGAAAAGCTCAACACGCTGAAATCCGACCTGAAGGAGGGCGGCAGCGATGCCGCCTATACCGTGCGCATCGGCGCGATCGATTCCGTGGTCGCCACCTGGATGCCGGATTTCATCGAGGCGCTGAGCCAGGCGATGCCGAACCTCAGGGTCGAGCTTACGATCGAGGGGACGCGCGACCTCATCGCCGGCCTTTCCCATGGCGAGTTCGACCTGATCTTCGGCATCGAGCCCGCGATCGGCGACAATTTCCGGTCCTTCATCATCTGCTATTATGAAATGGTCTGGGCCGCCG from Martelella sp. NC20 includes these protein-coding regions:
- a CDS encoding ABC transporter permease; its protein translation is MNSDRAENALLVSPGLLLLALAFFLPIARMLMLSVMGPEGFTLSHFAEFVREPYYLNVLWRTIRLSFIITLISALVGFPLAYIMARAGPSLRLWLIIVILLPLMTSVVIRTFGWMVIFERGGIISSTLYDLGLVKRNFTLMRTETAIVIGMVQVLLPFMTLSILGVVTRIDQRLEEAARTMGCSFLQAFRHVVLPLAMPGIAAGSLLAFTLSASSFVTPSLLGGPRLQVLAASIYSSVTQTLDWHFAAAQAVILFLGIALTLIPYFRLTRGHHG
- a CDS encoding ABC transporter permease, producing MVKAVPLWLKIATFVFIALIVVVMLAPLVVVIGTSFSANQFISFPPKDFSLEWYRKVLSSSAYLSAGALSLGIALLVTFSSVTIGGAAAIAIHRRQLPKSELIGAVFLSPLILPTIIYAIGLLMFWSATFGSVSFVTLWIGHTAITLPYVVRTTLAVLSESDPFIEEAARTMGAGRIQRLLFVVLPQCRPGLAAGAFFAFNISFDEAVLSLFLRTPDLTTLPVQIYGQLEFSPDPSVAAVSTIMIALTVILILVIDRVLGIGKFASG
- a CDS encoding ABC transporter ATP-binding protein, which translates into the protein MSDIHLDRIKKSYGKVEVLHGIDLALSSGEFVSLLGASGCGKTTLLRTVAGLEAVTAGHVVIDGQDVTQLPPERRDIAMMFQSYALLPHLSVYENIRFPLRMRRIGDREEQDARVKAALETVQLSHLADRYPRQLSGGQQQRVALARAIVSNPKVLLLDEPLSNLDARLREDMQVELIEIHRRLGLTTLFVTHDQEEALSLSDRVVLLNAGKVEQEGAPAEIYARPATEFVSGFIGSANVLKANSEGGGSAVLEDGQCLAVSPDVAAGPVSVVLRQEDLTVSVTGEGLKAKVRTRVYLGARNRYVLTLAGETIRLLTDNETVFEPGDEVALSIEPGRVRVLARQA
- a CDS encoding LysR family transcriptional regulator, translated to MAMRIIDMATFVALARNRHFGRTARELNTTQPAISSRLAILERDYACRLVERGDREFRLTPAGEEALQVFQEVLEKLNTLKSDLKEGGSDAAYTVRIGAIDSVVATWMPDFIEALSQAMPNLRVELTIEGTRDLIAGLSHGEFDLIFGIEPAIGDNFRSFIICYYEMVWAAAPAVIDKATTYSVDELSKMPIITFPKGTPPYAYVAPYFQDERVLASKLTSSNSLFAMINLLIGGFGLAAIPSVAIARELENGLLSRVSVTKPFPPMPIVATYQTAVGQNILRGVADHARRSAADFCRKVSSESAWVPPSG